From the Microbacterium sp. W4I4 genome, one window contains:
- a CDS encoding stage II sporulation protein M: MDADALTDARRPEWERLDALSRQRRLSGSEVDELIVRYRAASADLAELKTSVGDSPQGAYLSTILAAARLRFTGAGDNILAQTARFFTLQLPAALYRIRWTTAVIAVAFVLVMVITAAWITAEPARIAALGTPEVLKQYAEEDFVDYYGPMASFAGLVWSNNAWIALQCVLFGVTGLWPVWMLVQNSVSLGVSTAVMAAHDSLDVMILHILPHGLLELTSVFVAAAAGLHIFWAWAVPGRRTRGESLAAGGRALATVAIGLVFALLLSGLVEGFVTGSGLPWAVKIGIGALALGVFLFYMLVIGRRAARRGETGDLLEYEAGTPTLTAG; this comes from the coding sequence GTGGATGCCGATGCCCTCACCGACGCACGCCGCCCCGAGTGGGAGCGGCTCGACGCCCTGAGCCGTCAGCGCCGCCTGAGCGGATCCGAGGTGGATGAGCTCATCGTCCGGTACCGGGCGGCATCCGCCGATCTCGCCGAGTTGAAGACCTCGGTCGGCGATTCGCCGCAGGGCGCGTATCTGTCCACGATCCTCGCGGCCGCGCGCCTGCGTTTCACGGGCGCGGGGGACAACATCCTCGCTCAGACCGCGCGCTTCTTCACGCTGCAGCTGCCGGCCGCGCTGTACCGCATCCGCTGGACCACAGCGGTGATCGCGGTCGCCTTCGTCCTCGTCATGGTGATCACCGCGGCGTGGATCACGGCCGAGCCCGCGCGCATCGCCGCCCTGGGCACGCCGGAGGTGCTCAAGCAGTACGCGGAGGAGGACTTCGTCGACTACTACGGGCCGATGGCGTCGTTCGCGGGGCTGGTCTGGTCGAACAATGCCTGGATCGCCCTGCAGTGCGTGCTGTTCGGCGTCACCGGTCTGTGGCCGGTCTGGATGCTCGTTCAGAACTCCGTCAGCCTGGGTGTGTCGACCGCCGTGATGGCCGCCCACGACAGCCTCGATGTGATGATCCTGCACATCCTGCCGCACGGCCTGCTCGAGCTGACCTCGGTCTTCGTCGCCGCTGCGGCCGGGCTGCACATCTTCTGGGCCTGGGCGGTGCCCGGACGGCGCACGCGAGGAGAATCCCTGGCCGCGGGCGGGCGGGCGTTGGCGACCGTCGCGATCGGCCTCGTCTTCGCGCTGCTGCTCTCGGGGCTGGTGGAGGGGTTCGTCACCGGCTCCGGGCTGCCGTGGGCCGTGAAGATCGGCATCGGCGCCCTCGCGCTGGGCGTCTTCCTGTTCTACATGCTCGTGATCGGCCGCCGCGCGGCGCGACGCGGGGAGACCGGCGACCTCCTGGAGTACGAGGCCGGAACGCCGACGCTCACCGCCGGATGA
- a CDS encoding transposase produces MMADELTRIAAELYTAKPSEFIAERTARAKGLADRGLAERVRVLRRPSVAAWVVNVFAQERADRLAQALQLAEELREAQADLDAPALAKLGQQRRALTSQLAREAASLAEDRGERVTESTVEAVRQTLSAAFFDPDAAAAVASGRLIRELEPAGQSPLDLEATVAGGPPASPSPAPRRVDEVTERRERRDAERAVRAAEQELARAQREHDELARDQRDATSRADRLGEQIVDLEAELARVRADAERAAAALGDLPERLAAAADRVDGAERALADARAAREHPQRTRGPSGAEPGDGPGSGTS; encoded by the coding sequence ATGATGGCCGACGAGCTGACCCGGATCGCCGCCGAGCTGTACACGGCGAAGCCGAGCGAGTTCATCGCCGAGCGCACTGCGCGCGCGAAGGGACTCGCGGATCGCGGACTGGCGGAGCGGGTCCGGGTGCTGCGCAGACCGTCCGTCGCCGCCTGGGTCGTGAATGTCTTCGCGCAGGAGCGGGCCGATCGGCTGGCGCAGGCGCTGCAGCTGGCCGAGGAGCTGCGCGAGGCGCAGGCCGACCTGGACGCGCCGGCGCTGGCGAAGCTCGGTCAGCAGCGGCGCGCACTGACGAGCCAGCTGGCCCGCGAGGCGGCATCCCTGGCCGAGGACCGGGGCGAGCGGGTGACCGAGTCCACCGTTGAAGCCGTGCGGCAGACACTGTCGGCCGCGTTCTTCGATCCCGATGCTGCGGCGGCCGTCGCCTCCGGGCGTCTCATCCGTGAACTCGAGCCGGCCGGGCAGTCCCCGCTCGATCTCGAGGCGACCGTCGCCGGCGGTCCTCCGGCGAGCCCGAGTCCCGCCCCGCGCAGGGTCGATGAGGTCACGGAGCGCCGCGAGCGACGGGATGCCGAGCGCGCAGTGCGTGCCGCCGAGCAGGAGCTGGCCCGCGCCCAGCGCGAGCACGACGAGCTCGCGCGAGATCAGCGCGACGCCACGAGCCGCGCCGATCGCCTCGGCGAGCAGATCGTCGACCTGGAGGCAGAGCTCGCCCGCGTGCGTGCTGACGCCGAACGGGCCGCCGCCGCCCTCGGTGACCTGCCGGAGCGGCTGGCGGCCGCCGCGGATCGGGTGGACGGCGCCGAGCGGGCCCTGGCGGACGCCCGCGCGGCGCGGGAGCATCCGCAGCGCACGCGCGGCCCGTCCGGGGCCGAGCCCGGCGATGGGCCCGGCAGCGGGACCTCCTGA
- a CDS encoding SOS response-associated peptidase: protein MCGRFAMDATTDDLIRQFVIDGGRPEDWWREFHGSYSIAPTDDAVIVRDRGEGRFLELARWDWQKPVSRPKGPPIINARIEKLDTGFWAPPFTAARCVVPMRGYFEWTGQKGDKTPHFLHGGGLLAAAGLTWSMDLPTGEHTRCFVVVTREARDAGGEVHDRMPAFLTPDAADEWLEPAKLDRGGREGMLALLDAASADVAATVTQHVVDRKVNNSRTVDPADPSVIEPAA, encoded by the coding sequence ATGTGCGGACGATTCGCGATGGATGCCACGACCGATGATCTGATCCGGCAGTTCGTCATCGACGGCGGCAGGCCCGAGGACTGGTGGCGCGAGTTCCACGGCTCCTATTCGATCGCGCCCACGGATGATGCGGTGATCGTCCGCGACCGCGGCGAGGGCCGGTTCCTCGAGCTCGCCCGGTGGGATTGGCAGAAGCCGGTCAGCCGACCCAAGGGCCCGCCGATCATCAACGCGCGGATCGAAAAGCTCGACACCGGATTCTGGGCCCCGCCGTTCACCGCCGCCCGCTGCGTCGTCCCGATGCGCGGGTACTTCGAGTGGACAGGCCAGAAGGGCGACAAGACGCCGCACTTCCTGCACGGCGGCGGGCTGCTCGCCGCGGCCGGGCTCACCTGGTCGATGGATCTGCCGACCGGCGAGCACACGCGCTGCTTCGTGGTCGTCACCAGGGAGGCGCGCGACGCCGGCGGTGAGGTGCACGACAGGATGCCCGCGTTCCTCACGCCCGATGCCGCGGACGAATGGCTCGAGCCGGCGAAGCTCGACCGGGGTGGACGTGAGGGGATGCTGGCTCTCCTGGACGCCGCATCCGCCGACGTCGCAGCCACCGTGACGCAGCATGTCGTGGACCGGAAGGTCAACAACTCCCGGACCGTGGACCCCGCAGATCCGTCGGTGATCGAACCGGCGGCATGA
- a CDS encoding RDD family protein, with protein sequence MSSAITDEQEILSGEAVAIDVQPVGFILRAAGAFIDMLIGFAVFVAFILLQIWLLSQGLLDAHTMPMLSIWASVLSFLVLPITIETAMRGRSVGKLAVGGRVVRIDGGAITFRHTFIRALIGVLEIYMTFGGGAVITGALTARSQRLGDLVAGTYSQRVRTPALPRHTPYLPPSLAEWARVADVARLPDRLARRVSQFLSSAEQLSPAARVRIAHELAGEVGEFVSPLPQVAPEDLLRGVTALRRQREQRALVLADDRAERLTGRRVRI encoded by the coding sequence ATGTCGAGCGCGATCACCGATGAACAGGAGATCCTCTCCGGCGAGGCCGTCGCGATCGACGTGCAGCCGGTGGGGTTCATCCTCCGGGCCGCGGGCGCCTTCATCGACATGCTGATCGGCTTCGCCGTCTTCGTCGCGTTCATCCTGCTGCAGATCTGGCTGCTGAGTCAGGGGCTGCTCGACGCGCACACGATGCCGATGCTCAGCATCTGGGCTTCCGTGCTGAGCTTCCTCGTGCTGCCGATCACCATCGAGACCGCGATGCGCGGCCGCAGCGTCGGCAAGCTCGCCGTGGGCGGACGGGTCGTGCGCATCGACGGCGGGGCGATCACGTTCCGGCACACCTTCATCCGCGCGCTCATCGGTGTCCTGGAGATCTACATGACCTTCGGCGGCGGCGCCGTCATCACCGGCGCCCTCACCGCGCGGTCGCAGCGTCTGGGAGACCTCGTCGCCGGCACCTACTCGCAGCGGGTGCGCACTCCCGCCCTTCCGCGGCACACACCGTATCTGCCGCCGTCGCTGGCCGAGTGGGCCCGGGTGGCCGATGTGGCGCGCCTGCCCGACCGGCTCGCGCGCCGGGTCTCGCAGTTCCTGTCGTCCGCCGAGCAGCTCTCCCCCGCGGCACGTGTCCGCATCGCGCACGAGCTCGCCGGTGAGGTGGGCGAGTTCGTGTCCCCGCTGCCGCAGGTGGCCCCGGAGGACCTGCTGCGCGGGGTGACGGCCCTGCGCCGTCAGCGCGAGCAGCGCGCGCTCGTCCTCGCCGACGACCGCGCGGAGCGGCTCACCGGCCGGCGCGTGCGCATCTGA
- a CDS encoding ABC transporter permease: MTAILGALADAWAEIRVHRMRVLLSLIGIAVSVGALTAVVALSEYQFQNQIEQSDRYGGRAATIQVYASAADGGPVDAAQFQERFDRVAERYGFTQVSRVADGLQVLVDAPDGARQTSARLLDPSFALIHREKLIEGREFLPTDVEALAPPVIISEPLWDRLGRVPVAQHPTLRLRGEAGGTYQIVGVRPKQWQHDEEVRIDLLFDAYAARVDRLPDETSVHWDVWVSEHSAAEIGPVLAMDLRAGLPAGQVVNVSRADFAAQPGYAEGMRIQELIMTGIAALILGLGALSLINIQLVAMRQRVREIGVRRAFGATAGRVFTTVLLESLVATTVAGIIGIALTVAALRWVMAGDLLNMQLQDVPPFPMRAAVTGLVAAVVVGALSGFVPALVALRVKVIDAIRF; the protein is encoded by the coding sequence ATGACCGCCATCCTCGGGGCGCTCGCAGATGCGTGGGCGGAGATCCGCGTGCACAGGATGCGCGTGCTGCTCAGCCTGATCGGCATCGCTGTGTCGGTCGGGGCGCTGACTGCGGTGGTCGCCCTATCGGAGTATCAGTTCCAGAACCAGATCGAGCAGTCCGACCGCTACGGCGGGCGCGCGGCGACGATCCAGGTGTACGCGAGCGCCGCGGACGGCGGGCCTGTCGACGCCGCGCAGTTCCAGGAGCGGTTCGACAGAGTCGCCGAACGATACGGCTTCACGCAGGTCTCCCGTGTCGCGGATGGACTGCAGGTCCTGGTCGATGCGCCCGACGGCGCACGTCAGACCTCGGCGCGGCTTCTGGATCCGTCCTTCGCGCTGATCCATCGGGAGAAGCTCATCGAGGGCCGCGAGTTCCTCCCGACGGATGTCGAGGCGCTGGCCCCGCCGGTGATCATCAGCGAACCGCTGTGGGACCGGCTGGGACGCGTACCGGTGGCACAGCATCCGACACTCCGGCTGCGAGGCGAGGCCGGCGGCACCTACCAGATCGTCGGAGTGAGGCCCAAGCAGTGGCAGCACGACGAGGAGGTGCGCATCGACCTGCTCTTCGATGCGTACGCGGCGCGCGTCGACCGACTTCCCGACGAGACCTCCGTGCACTGGGACGTCTGGGTCTCCGAGCACAGCGCAGCCGAGATCGGACCTGTGCTCGCGATGGACCTGCGCGCGGGGCTCCCCGCCGGACAGGTCGTGAACGTCTCACGCGCGGACTTCGCGGCGCAGCCCGGGTACGCCGAGGGCATGCGGATCCAAGAGCTGATCATGACCGGCATCGCGGCCCTGATCCTGGGACTCGGCGCTCTGAGCCTGATCAACATCCAGCTGGTGGCGATGCGCCAGCGAGTGCGTGAGATCGGTGTGCGGCGGGCGTTCGGCGCCACGGCCGGGCGCGTGTTCACCACCGTCCTCCTGGAGAGTCTGGTCGCCACCACGGTGGCGGGCATCATCGGCATCGCGCTGACGGTCGCCGCGCTGCGCTGGGTGATGGCGGGGGACCTGCTGAACATGCAGCTGCAGGACGTGCCCCCGTTCCCGATGCGTGCGGCCGTCACCGGCCTCGTCGCCGCTGTCGTCGTGGGCGCGCTGTCCGGCTTCGTGCCGGCGCTGGTGGCGCTGCGGGTGAAGGTGATCGACGCGATCAGGTTCTGA
- a CDS encoding ABC transporter ATP-binding protein, protein MSLVALQGVAKSVRLPDDSMLEILRDVDLEVSAGDHVSIVGRSGSGKSTLLNILGMLDTPSAGSVAFEGREVRKMRAGALDRLRGANVGFVFQQFNLLPGRTALDNVMMPLGHAKGRLFWKRRSIAADMLERVGLGHRVEQVADRLSGGEQQRVAIARALVRRPVLILADEPTGALDIDTGATVMALLDEVATETDAALVTITHDLHVAARARRHYRLDAGVLTPANLQRAFEASTLQDASLSASVPEETR, encoded by the coding sequence GTGAGTCTGGTCGCCCTGCAGGGCGTGGCCAAGAGCGTGCGGCTGCCCGACGACTCGATGCTCGAGATCCTGAGGGATGTCGATCTCGAGGTGAGCGCCGGCGACCACGTCTCCATCGTGGGCCGTTCCGGATCGGGCAAATCCACGCTGCTGAACATCCTCGGCATGCTCGACACCCCGAGCGCGGGCTCCGTCGCCTTCGAGGGTCGTGAGGTGCGGAAGATGCGCGCGGGCGCGCTGGATCGGCTGCGCGGTGCGAACGTCGGGTTCGTGTTCCAGCAGTTCAACCTGCTGCCGGGACGCACGGCGCTCGACAACGTGATGATGCCGCTGGGGCATGCGAAAGGGCGGCTGTTCTGGAAGCGCCGCAGCATCGCCGCGGACATGCTGGAGCGGGTCGGGCTCGGGCATCGCGTCGAGCAGGTCGCGGACCGGCTCTCGGGCGGCGAGCAGCAGCGTGTGGCGATCGCCCGCGCGCTGGTGCGCCGGCCGGTGCTGATCCTCGCCGACGAGCCGACCGGAGCGCTGGACATCGACACGGGAGCGACCGTGATGGCGCTGCTGGATGAGGTGGCGACCGAGACGGATGCCGCGCTGGTGACGATCACCCACGACCTGCATGTGGCGGCGCGCGCTCGGCGGCACTATCGGCTGGATGCCGGCGTGCTGACCCCCGCGAACCTGCAGCGCGCCTTCGAGGCGTCCACCCTGCAGGATGCCTCGCTCTCCGCATCCGTTCCGGAGGAGACACGATGA
- a CDS encoding efflux RND transporter periplasmic adaptor subunit, giving the protein MLVWRRVILPVVFVLVLAAAAAALVKLAFFPDVAEAAPPVPGASVSDPVVPVERGTVVNELSLEGTIARDESYAVRSEINGVVTKVHVAEGASVTKGQVLFTVKQDQPVKSIDIVAPEAGDVSALALVKGQQSSVGGEVLTLLPSRYHVRATVQPAQLYRLVNAPDEATVTITGGPAPFVCTGVRVQVSDEGTASVRCGVPIDQTVFAGLPAKLDLALGKVDDALVIPVTAVQGGAGSGVVWADAGDGAEPEKRTVKLGVNDGETVEILEGLAEGDQIRQYVPGFAAPVEENCWDDGSGGQMCETGTSW; this is encoded by the coding sequence GTGCTCGTCTGGCGCCGTGTGATCCTCCCTGTGGTCTTCGTCCTCGTGCTCGCTGCGGCCGCCGCCGCGCTGGTGAAACTCGCGTTCTTCCCGGATGTCGCCGAGGCCGCGCCCCCGGTACCGGGCGCGAGCGTCTCCGATCCGGTGGTCCCCGTCGAACGGGGAACCGTGGTCAACGAGCTGTCACTGGAAGGCACCATCGCCCGTGATGAGAGCTATGCGGTTCGCAGTGAGATCAATGGTGTCGTCACGAAGGTGCATGTCGCCGAGGGCGCGAGCGTCACGAAGGGACAGGTGCTCTTCACCGTCAAGCAGGATCAGCCCGTCAAGAGCATCGACATCGTCGCGCCCGAGGCGGGCGACGTCAGTGCGCTCGCGCTCGTGAAAGGGCAGCAGTCCAGCGTCGGCGGCGAGGTGCTCACGCTCCTGCCGTCGCGCTATCACGTGCGGGCCACGGTGCAGCCGGCACAGCTCTACCGACTGGTGAATGCACCGGATGAGGCGACCGTGACGATCACCGGAGGCCCGGCACCGTTCGTGTGCACCGGAGTGCGCGTGCAGGTCTCGGATGAAGGCACGGCCAGTGTGCGCTGTGGCGTCCCCATCGACCAGACCGTTTTCGCCGGGCTCCCCGCGAAGCTGGATCTCGCTCTCGGCAAGGTCGACGATGCGCTGGTGATCCCGGTGACCGCCGTGCAGGGCGGCGCCGGCAGCGGGGTGGTGTGGGCGGATGCCGGTGACGGTGCGGAGCCCGAGAAGCGCACCGTGAAGCTCGGCGTGAACGACGGTGAGACCGTGGAGATCCTGGAGGGGCTGGCGGAAGGCGATCAGATCCGGCAGTACGTGCCCGGATTCGCCGCCCCCGTGGAGGAGAACTGCTGGGACGACGGCAGCGGTGGCCAGATGTGCGAGACGGGGACGAGCTGGTGA
- a CDS encoding DUF3499 family protein produces the protein MDDSLRTDERLCSKVACAREAVATLTFDYGDQMAALGPLGPGGDPHAHDLCAQHSERLSVPAGWLVIRHEALRH, from the coding sequence ATGGATGACTCACTCCGCACCGACGAACGGCTCTGCTCGAAGGTGGCGTGCGCCCGCGAGGCCGTCGCCACCCTCACGTTCGACTACGGCGACCAGATGGCGGCCCTCGGCCCGCTCGGTCCCGGCGGGGATCCGCACGCCCACGACCTCTGCGCGCAGCACTCGGAGCGACTGTCGGTCCCGGCGGGCTGGCTGGTCATCCGGCACGAGGCGCTGCGCCACTGA
- a CDS encoding DUF5719 family protein codes for MKQQTIRLAATGARVATGAVVAAACVFGVIAATAAPWPGVHSEQVGTTVTPVPSDALLVCNGSFRALGRDAGQADLMVSAGTPRMRLDGAADEAKTAQLDMSDVTGGAGAQSITAQVKDRIVPQVAASESLRITADDVSGFAAAPCREPSLTSWLVGGDVSTGASDVIVLSNPGAVTATVALDVYGETRKASTVVVPPATQLGVPLASVAAGERSPVIRVSSSGAPVRASLQSTLVRTLDAVGIDVQDGVSGAQTDLQLLGVRSAPVAEGDDANGLVVRILAPGEDGGATVRVRSASSGELVDEYPVDLVTAVPTEIALAGLPDGAYDIEIEASTPVVAGVRQTARAGSQEDFAWMLPAPELTPDTETMFSVPGGPAATLFLRNAGDTEVTVALSGADERSVRLAPGGVAAVPVKAGAHTLLPNGRVHAAIGMGGEKGSSAIASWPLWAGTATGQPILVRP; via the coding sequence ATGAAGCAGCAGACGATCAGGCTCGCCGCGACCGGAGCCCGAGTCGCCACCGGCGCGGTCGTCGCGGCCGCCTGTGTCTTCGGCGTCATCGCGGCGACCGCGGCGCCCTGGCCCGGCGTGCACAGCGAACAGGTCGGGACGACCGTGACTCCGGTACCCTCGGACGCACTCCTGGTGTGCAACGGATCCTTCCGGGCCCTCGGACGCGACGCCGGTCAGGCCGACCTGATGGTCTCGGCGGGCACACCGCGGATGCGCCTCGACGGTGCGGCCGACGAGGCGAAGACCGCGCAGCTGGACATGTCCGACGTGACCGGCGGTGCGGGAGCGCAGTCCATCACCGCACAGGTGAAGGACCGCATCGTGCCGCAGGTCGCGGCATCCGAGTCCCTGAGGATCACCGCCGACGACGTCAGCGGCTTCGCGGCGGCACCCTGCCGTGAGCCCTCGCTCACCTCGTGGCTCGTGGGCGGAGACGTCTCGACCGGAGCATCCGACGTCATCGTGCTCTCCAACCCGGGGGCCGTCACCGCGACCGTCGCGCTCGACGTGTACGGCGAGACCCGCAAGGCATCGACGGTGGTGGTGCCGCCCGCGACTCAGCTGGGTGTGCCGCTCGCATCGGTCGCTGCGGGTGAGCGCAGCCCGGTCATCCGGGTCTCATCCTCCGGTGCACCGGTTCGCGCGTCGCTGCAGTCCACGCTGGTGCGCACGCTGGATGCCGTGGGCATCGACGTTCAGGACGGCGTCAGCGGTGCACAGACGGATCTGCAGCTGCTGGGTGTCCGATCGGCACCCGTCGCCGAGGGCGACGATGCGAACGGCCTGGTGGTGCGGATCCTCGCGCCCGGCGAGGACGGCGGCGCCACTGTGCGCGTGCGCTCCGCCTCGTCCGGTGAGCTCGTCGACGAGTACCCGGTCGACCTGGTCACCGCCGTACCCACCGAGATCGCCCTGGCCGGACTCCCCGACGGGGCGTACGACATCGAGATCGAAGCCAGCACTCCTGTGGTTGCGGGAGTGCGTCAGACCGCTCGAGCGGGGTCGCAGGAGGACTTCGCCTGGATGCTTCCCGCGCCAGAGCTGACGCCGGACACGGAGACGATGTTCTCCGTCCCCGGAGGGCCGGCAGCCACGCTCTTCCTGCGCAATGCGGGGGACACCGAGGTCACGGTCGCGTTGAGCGGCGCCGACGAGCGCAGCGTGCGGCTGGCTCCGGGAGGTGTCGCCGCCGTGCCCGTGAAGGCGGGAGCGCACACGCTGCTGCCGAACGGGCGGGTCCATGCCGCGATCGGCATGGGCGGCGAGAAGGGGTCGTCCGCGATCGCGAGCTGGCCCCTGTGGGCGGGCACCGCCACCGGACAGCCGATCCTCGTGCGGCCCTGA